A window of Thermomicrobiales bacterium contains these coding sequences:
- a CDS encoding PxKF domain-containing protein produces MFDGTPPVITYTLDPAIPSGDNGWYVGDVTLTWTVIDLESPDTLSQVGCADQTINADQMKTTYSCQATSSGGAAAQVDVIIGRDATAPVVTVAGVADGSTYPASSVPVASCTTTDATSGVATQATVSTTGGPVGDITVTCAGATDNAGNTAAAASATYSVQYDWNGFSGVVKNQPKATTWIALLPVPVLFSIDGNQGRDAVTSITSRSCSNAPGVGEVSAGSLFNIGVVSLGRSDQYLFIWTTPRSWARTCRVLTVTLADGTSHEAIFNFK; encoded by the coding sequence CTTGATCCCGCTATCCCAAGTGGCGACAACGGGTGGTACGTCGGCGATGTTACCCTGACCTGGACGGTTATTGATCTGGAGTCACCAGACACGCTTAGTCAGGTGGGTTGCGCCGACCAGACCATCAATGCCGATCAGATGAAGACAACCTATTCGTGCCAGGCGACCTCGTCGGGTGGTGCGGCGGCGCAGGTGGACGTGATCATTGGCCGCGACGCGACCGCTCCGGTTGTGACTGTGGCCGGCGTTGCTGATGGTTCAACCTACCCGGCTAGCTCCGTTCCGGTCGCAAGTTGCACCACGACCGACGCCACCTCCGGCGTCGCGACACAGGCCACCGTCAGCACGACAGGCGGACCGGTCGGCGACATCACCGTCACCTGCGCTGGTGCGACGGACAACGCCGGCAACACAGCGGCAGCAGCCTCGGCGACCTACTCCGTGCAGTATGACTGGAATGGCTTCAGCGGCGTGGTGAAGAACCAGCCGAAGGCGACCACCTGGATCGCCTTGCTGCCGGTGCCGGTCCTGTTCTCGATCGATGGCAACCAGGGACGCGACGCCGTCACCAGCATCACCTCGCGCAGTTGCAGCAACGCACCGGGTGTTGGTGAAGTCAGTGCCGGATCGCTGTTCAACATCGGTGTGGTCAGTCTGGGACGCAGCGACCAGTACCTGTTCATCTGGACGACGCCACGCTCGTGGGCGCGCACCTGCCGCGTGCTGACCGTCACCCTGGCGGATGGCACGTCTCACGAAGCGATATTCAACTTCAAGTAA